Proteins found in one Mesorhizobium sp. CAU 1732 genomic segment:
- a CDS encoding MFS transporter gives MNTATQAVSGSGARIGAIAVVLLAGVMTGAQLGKIAPLIPWYREEIGFSLVGSGWLAAILGIFIAVGALPAGWAIDRLGLARSILLGSIALFAGGVALALATSPVFIFGARLVEAVGYLALCVALPAVLNEISPPNWKAPVLAIWSGFVPLGFATSDFLALAMLPDFLESAYLITVVLIFAGFAAAALVLLRGFSLTSSAGASGGIALTLSRDVILLACGFGAFVVLSLSMFTFMPAYVAGSGSHYLVSAGMVALSVPLGNIAAGILVRGKGARFMAKLGIFGFAVSAVTAVPAFTFASPVLATTSALALAISGALVASAQFAAIPFITPRGGSVSVAIGLVCQAGGIGTVIGPPIAAAVIEHAGWTGFAWFLSATAVAGIACMVPLLRTDG, from the coding sequence ATGAACACCGCGACACAGGCCGTATCGGGATCGGGCGCGCGCATCGGCGCGATCGCGGTGGTGTTGCTCGCGGGCGTGATGACCGGCGCGCAACTGGGCAAGATCGCGCCGCTGATCCCGTGGTACCGCGAGGAGATCGGCTTCTCGCTCGTCGGTTCGGGTTGGCTGGCGGCCATTCTGGGCATCTTCATCGCGGTCGGCGCTTTGCCGGCCGGCTGGGCGATCGATCGTCTCGGGCTCGCGCGCTCCATCCTGCTGGGTTCGATCGCGCTGTTTGCGGGTGGTGTGGCCCTGGCACTGGCGACGTCGCCTGTCTTCATCTTCGGCGCGCGCCTCGTCGAGGCGGTCGGCTATCTGGCGCTCTGCGTCGCACTCCCGGCCGTGCTCAACGAGATTTCGCCGCCGAACTGGAAGGCGCCGGTTCTCGCGATCTGGAGCGGCTTCGTGCCGCTTGGCTTCGCGACGTCGGACTTCCTGGCGCTAGCGATGCTGCCGGATTTTCTGGAATCGGCCTATCTCATAACGGTCGTGCTGATCTTCGCAGGCTTCGCCGCGGCGGCACTGGTGCTCCTGCGCGGCTTCTCGCTGACATCGTCCGCCGGCGCATCCGGTGGCATCGCGCTCACGCTATCGCGCGATGTGATCCTGCTCGCCTGCGGTTTCGGCGCCTTCGTGGTCCTCTCGCTGTCGATGTTCACCTTCATGCCGGCCTATGTCGCCGGCAGCGGTTCACACTATCTCGTCTCGGCCGGAATGGTCGCCCTGTCGGTGCCGTTGGGCAATATCGCAGCCGGCATACTCGTTCGCGGCAAGGGCGCGCGGTTCATGGCGAAGCTGGGCATCTTCGGCTTCGCGGTGAGCGCCGTGACGGCGGTGCCCGCCTTCACGTTTGCAAGTCCGGTTCTTGCGACGACGAGCGCCCTCGCGCTGGCGATTTCGGGTGCGCTGGTCGCGTCGGCGCAATTCGCGGCCATACCCTTCATCACACCGCGCGGGGGCTCCGTCTCGGTCGCGATCGGCCTTGTCTGCCAGGCGGGCGGAATCGGTACCGTGATCGGGCCGCCGATTGCCGCAGCCGTCATCGAACACGCCGGCTGGACCGGCTTCGCCTGGTTTCTCTCGGCCACCGCCGTCGCGGGCATCGCATGCATGGTGCCGCTCCTGAGGACAGACGGATGA
- a CDS encoding GNAT family N-acetyltransferase, whose amino-acid sequence MSTIIRPAIIADIPLIARLRWQAFFDGTDRTEDDDAADLLALLAGDGFEVALVAELEGEVVGTCLMVRHELPPAHDLSPWLAGLVVAAEHRKLGIGADLVAAIEAHAIDRGIDRIHLYTGTAEPFYERLRWRVAERSIEDEEETVLMVRDLA is encoded by the coding sequence ATGAGCACGATCATCCGCCCCGCAATCATAGCCGATATCCCCCTGATCGCGCGGCTGCGCTGGCAGGCGTTCTTCGACGGTACCGACCGCACGGAAGACGACGATGCCGCCGATCTTCTGGCTCTACTGGCCGGTGACGGTTTCGAGGTCGCTCTGGTCGCCGAACTGGAAGGCGAAGTCGTCGGAACCTGCCTGATGGTCCGCCACGAATTGCCGCCGGCCCATGATCTTTCGCCATGGCTGGCGGGTCTCGTCGTTGCGGCAGAGCACCGCAAACTGGGAATCGGTGCTGATCTGGTGGCGGCCATCGAGGCACATGCGATCGACCGGGGTATCGACCGCATTCATCTCTATACGGGCACGGCCGAGCCGTTCTACGAGCGACTGCGCTGGCGCGTGGCGGAGCGATCGATCGAGGACGAGGAAGAGACCGTGCTGATGGTGCGCGACCTCGCCTGA